Below is a genomic region from Delftia tsuruhatensis.
GCCCTTGGCGCGATTCACGCGGGTCTGGGCGATGCCGTGCATCTTGCCGGCCTTGACCTGGGCGGTGGCAGCCGTCATGGTGTCGAAGCTGAAGTCGATCTGGCCACCGATCAGGTCGGTCTGCATGGGGCCCGAACCCTTGTAGGGCACGTGGATGCTCCTGACGCCTGCCGCCATGTTGAACATCTCGGCCGCCAGATGCTGCACCGAGCCCGTGCCCGAGGAGCCGAAGCTGATCTTGCCCGGGCTCTTGCGGCACAGCTCCACCACCTCCTGTACCGAGCCATGGCTGTTCCTGCTGCTGGTGACCAGGATGTGGGGCGTGGCGCCGATCAGCGCGATGGGCGCGTAGTCCCTGAGCGGGTCATAGGTGATGGACTTGAAGATCTGCGGCGAAATCGCATGCGTGTTCACATGCGCCATCAGCAGGTTGACGCCCTCGGTGAACCGCGTCCTGGCGAAGTATTCGGCGGCCAGCGAACCCGTGGCTCCGGGCTTGTTCTCCACCACCACGGGCCGCCCCCAGACCTCGGACAGCTTCTGGCCCACGATGCGCGCGAACACATCGGTGCCGCCACCGGGCGCCCAGCCCACGAGGATCTTGACGGGCCCCTTGGGCAGATCGGTGCCCGAGGCTCCCGCCCAGGGTGCGGCCAGCGCGGCGGCGCCGGCCGCGATGAAGTCGCGGCGTTTCATGCTTGTCTCCTGCACATCGTTGTTGTGCAGTCACTGTCGCCGCGCGCCGGATTCGCGGCAAGCATGTGGGCCGCATGCCTGGTTTCGCCATCCGCGAAACCCTGGCAGGATCAGCGGTCGCCGGCCTCGGGCTGGAGCAGTGCCGTGACCACATTGCGCAGCGCCTGCTCCTGGGCCTGGCCTTCGATGAAGGACAGCACATAGCCGCGCTCATGCCAGTCGCCTTCGAGGGGGGCCCAGCCCAGTTCGGGTTCGGGGTGGAAGCCGCGCAGCACGCCGGGCGGCATCAGCCCGACGCCCAGGCCCTCGCGCACCAGGGCCAGCATGGTGTCGAAGCCGCTGACGGTGAAGTCGTTGCGGAACACCCGGCCCCGGCTGCGGTGGGCGCGGCGCAGTGCGGCCAGGATAGCCGAGCCCCGGCCCAGGCTGACGATGGGGCAGTCCAGCAGCCGGTCCAGCGCCACGGGCTCAGCGCCGAAGCTGAAATGCCTGCGGCTGTAGACCAGCACCAGGCTGTCGCGCCGGTAGTCGGAGCGCGGCAGGTCCACGAAGCCGCTGGTCTTCTCGTAGATGCCGATGTCGATGACCTTGTCGCGCAGCAGCTGCTGCACGATGCGGCTGTTTTCCTCCACCACCTGCAGCGTGATGTGGGGGTAACGGCGCTGGGT
It encodes:
- a CDS encoding LysR family transcriptional regulator, with product MMKIDSTTVQLVLAIAEEGSISRAADRLQLAVAAASRRLSELESQLGTRLFKRQPHGVHATEPGVKLLAHIRQIGNLVERLQGDAQALGQGRDGRILIGAPKSAILQFLAADIAATQRRYPHITLQVVEENSRIVQQLLRDKVIDIGIYEKTSGFVDLPRSDYRRDSLVLVYSRRHFSFGAEPVALDRLLDCPIVSLGRGSAILAALRRAHRSRGRVFRNDFTVSGFDTMLALVREGLGVGLMPPGVLRGFHPEPELGWAPLEGDWHERGYVLSFIEGQAQEQALRNVVTALLQPEAGDR
- a CDS encoding Bug family tripartite tricarboxylate transporter substrate binding protein, yielding MKRRDFIAAGAAALAAPWAGASGTDLPKGPVKILVGWAPGGGTDVFARIVGQKLSEVWGRPVVVENKPGATGSLAAEYFARTRFTEGVNLLMAHVNTHAISPQIFKSITYDPLRDYAPIALIGATPHILVTSSRNSHGSVQEVVELCRKSPGKISFGSSGTGSVQHLAAEMFNMAAGVRSIHVPYKGSGPMQTDLIGGQIDFSFDTMTAATAQVKAGKMHGIAQTRVNRAKGFPAMPTMDEQGFKGFDASSWYGVVGPRDMSRDLALRINADINRVLAMPDVVSRFDGYGVEDGGGSVDKFAAFMAAEYKKWGDVVRAARITEES